Within the Clarias gariepinus isolate MV-2021 ecotype Netherlands chromosome 27, CGAR_prim_01v2, whole genome shotgun sequence genome, the region CTTTAGATAAGAGTAAAATATCTGTAAAACAGCATTCTGTCACCATCAAGTAAAAGGCCCGagtttttggggtttttttctttttgccttcaCAGCGAAAacagaaagcttttttttccccatgtcaTTTCTTATAGCAAGGatttctttatcttttctttaTCACTGTTCAGCTGCAGAACTTTGACACGTCCTGGATTGCTAGGCTTTTAGCAGTGAGATTATAAGCACACACATTATTGATGGTCAGGAGATAGTGGAGTTGTAGTGGAATGTGTTTAGATGAGCAGATAACGAGTGCAGCATTAAAACATGTATATAACGTTTTCTATCTGAAACACTGCATTGAGATTCTGAATCTTATCTTGAGTTTACAGAGGTACattgagacatttttttttaattcatcttTTTTAGCTCATGACAAGTGTTCTGACCTATCCTGACTGTTTGGACATCACGCTGTCTTGTACTGACACAGTACTTGTTATAGACTGTAAAAATGTTTGTCACACTGGTTTTCcactaaactaaaataaaaaacaaacagaacaatACATAAATGTGTGCAGTGGTAAAACACATAAACGATTAAGTTCTATAATAGTCacaaatcaacagtaaaaatcagagctatgttaaatagtgaaagtaagagcatttctatacacgctaaacagctgtgtgtccatacgaaaaccacttgttagtgaaaaaTCATCAGATtaaagtcttcagtttgttagggatcataacgactggactttggagtgatggagaaaggtcatgtgacctgatgagtccagactgagcctattccagagtgatgggcgtgtcagggtgagaagggaaggacatgaagcgatgctcccatcatgcatagtgtccactgtacaagtctctggagacagtgttatgatctggggttgatcagttactcaggtcgagactcagtaacgttatggggcaataagatgaagtcagctgaccacctgaatgtactgaatcaccagaggatcacatctatggagggtttaaTTCCTGATGGCATGAGGTATATTCCAGAACTCAGAGTGTGaaagtgtggttctgggagcacgaggaacCACTTTcgcacatgaactggacaccacattgtgtgtaaTCAAAGCCACAGGTGACAGAATGAAATCTGTGTATAAAACCATATCATAGATacaataaaacagctaaaatacCAGTGATGGCTGACTGATTAACTACTTTCTACTAACTATTAACTTATCAGACGGACAGGAAGAGTCCTCGGCAAGGGGGTGAGAGCGTGGCAGAAGTGCTTCAGGCTCATGGCATCAAGTTTGTCTTCACGTTGGTGGGCGGGCACATCTCTCCCATCCTGGTCGCCTGTGAGAAAGTGGGCATCCGTGTTGTGGACACCCGGCATGAAGCCACAGCTGTGTTtgctgctgacgcagtagcgaGGCTCTCTGGTAAGCTGTGTTCCAATGAAAAACCCAGACAAAAGCTTTTTAATTCCATTCTCACAAAATGCAGAAATAATTTTACTAGCAAGCTAAAGAAAAGTTTATACTGTTACCTGCAGTCTTTTTCTGAAGAAGTTAATAAGCTAGGGGTTGCACAGttacacagatttttttaattgaaaatgaattacactctgttaatgtttattgaTTCAAAGAATAACTTTTAGATGAGTGcagataaataaacacatttaagagGCATTACTGAAGGGACGTTTCCTACGTAACCCATCACATCACAGcatgactgtttttttattttaatttcatttgggAACAAGTGTCACACGGCTCGATTACCTAAAATGATTTTGAAATCTCTGCATTTCACTTGTGGAATATTAATGCATGAGTGAAGTCATGGTATAACAATCAGGTATTTCATCTCTAACAATAACACTATTCAATTCTATGACTGTTCCACAGGTACAGTGGGCGTGGCTGCAGTAACTGCAGGACCAGGCCTTACTAACACAGTTACTGCAGTGAAGAATGCTCAGATGGCAGAGTCGCCTTTGCTTTTGATAGGTGGAGCGGCTGCCACCCTGCTACAGGTCAGACAATAAGGGACTGTTGCAAGTCTGTCCAGTCTCAGAAGCCCCATTGTGTTCCATTAATGAatttatacaatacaataagACACACTGTTTTCTCAGTCTTTATGTTAAACACTAAAGGCATGGCTCTATTGGTGTTGGATCTTGTGATATTTCGGACATCAcagttgttgaagcatgtgacTGACTGGTCTTTCTTGTTGCCCTGGTTTGCCTTGATGGAATTTCCAAACAATTAATAGCTCTGGATAGCTACTCTTAGTTTAATCTGTGGGTTTCTGCTGCTTGGGTAACATAAACAAACAGCAGGTATCGCAATCTACCCATCACCACATGATGTAAACTTCTCATCAGCAGTAAGAATCAGAAGACCAGCCTGGAATTTGCCAAGAAATACAGAGACGAGCCACAATAGTTCTGAACCTGAGATGAACTTCTACCAAAGTGATAAAAAGTCTCGAGTTTGGAGAAAGAAAGGATCAGCTCCTGTTCCAGAACTTATGAGCTGATGGGTGAAGCACGGTGGAGGCAGTATCATGGCATGGTGCAGAATGCTATTTTACCCAAAGTTTTTGTCACCCTAAAAATAGGTGCTCCATCAACAAAGGTTCCATGTTCCAATGTGTTTAACACATGTATACTTAAATTTCAGGAAATTAAATCTGGAATTTCTGGtcaattcatatatatatatatatatatatttaaaaatcatctCATAATCATGTTCTGATCTTTGATGTATCTCAACTACAATAGAACTGGCCTTGGTGTGCCAATAGTTTTGAATGTCATGGTGTCCTTGACTTGAGGTATCAAAGAAGAGGAAAAATTATggatattaaattacatttttcataTTACTTTAAAGATGCAGGCAACACGTTAGTTTGTAGAACAAAGTCCATATCTAAATGGAACAACAACGCAGGAGGTTAAAGGCAGAAgtagatttatttaataaatttgttgTGTTTAAAGCAGAGATATTACAAAATGTGTATTTGAACAGTTTATGGGTAAAGTATTTTATTCACAAGTACTGAACAGAGATGAGGACCAAATACTGtttttgtgtctctgtgtgtctctgtgtgtgtagggaCGAGGAGCGCTGCAGGACATTGATCAGATGTCCCTTTTCAAGCCACTCTGTAAGTTCTGTGCGTCTGTGAGGAGCGTGAGGGAGATTGTGCCCACTGTGAGGAAAGCCCTGGCCATCGCCCAGTCTGGCACACCAGGTACGCCGCAGAGACCCTTCATCTCCTTCACCACGCCGGACACCCTGGTGAGGTTTATAGGTTTATATGACCATTGATTCTGatgcacatttacatttgtttttcagGTCCCGTGTTTATCGAGTTCCCCATCGACACGCTGTATCCGTATCATGTCGTAGAGAAAGAGTTTGCTCCTAAAAACGCTCCTAAAGGAATCGTGGGAAAAATTATTTCATGGTACGACAATGGTAGAGAACACATTCAGGCCTGTTGTTTAAAGAAAACCCTGGATGACTCTCGACCTTGAGTGAATAATCTTTTTGTCCTTCTAGGTACCTTCACAATCATCTAACAAACCTTTTCGCTGGAGCATGGGAAGTGCGGGACCTTTCCCCTCTGCCTGTGCATGTACCTGAAGCTTCCAATGATGAGGTGAGCTTTAATATGTACGGTAATCAGTGGAGACGTATTCGCTTAAACAAATCTTACATCATTTGCAATTATACAAATAACTTTAATATGTAGTTAGTTGCATGTAATAAACCATGAAAGTAAGCTATTAAAGACGAGATTAGTCAGGAAAATCGTGTTTTATAAAGATATGCTTAGCAAGtacgccacctactggactggaatgaggagcagaaggaaaaaaaaggtttgtattAAACAcgacatttaaacaatcagcAACCCGAGCTGCACAGCATTtaagtgtttattaaatattttttgtagctttcaataatttaaattaGCTGCTTGTGTCAAATCCGAGAGTAAACAGTGCAACAGAATCGAATAAAAAATCTCAACGCTTATAATGTTCATGTAATCGACAGTCTAGCCGTGATTCATAGCTACATACAGTGCGGTGAGGGCACCAGGTACAACAGTGGTTGCTATAGTGACATGAAGACCTCATTAACATCAAACCTGCCGAACTGTGGTTCAGCAAAAGCTGCTCCTGTctagtcttgtttttttgttttttggaataAAAGGACGATTTTAAGTTTTTGTCAGTTCCTTAAATTGAAGGCATTATGAAGTCATTGAGTGTAAAGCTAAAGGCCAACGTTTAAAGATAGAGAGAAATCAGTAATGTTTTATCTCAATGTGTCTGAGTTCACGTATTCACCCCTGACTTTTGTCTCGCCTCCAGGTGCAAAGGTGTATAGAGCTGATAAGCAGGGCTAAGAAGCCAGTGATTGTGCTCGGCAGCCAGGCGACACTCCCGCCAACACCTGTCGCAGATGTCAGGTAAATTTATTTATCGTTTTAAACAGTGAACTAAAGCATGTTTATTACCATCCCAGTTCAAATTATGGTccattagatttttgtttttattttttaattgttttgagtTGCATGAACATTCATGTCCTGACCCTGTTCCAGAAAAGCTCTGGAGTCTCTAGGCATTCCCTGCTTCCTTGGTGGGATGTCCAGGGGGATGCTGGGTAAGGACAGCCCTCTGCATATCAGACAGAACAGAAGAGATGCTCTGAAAGAGGCAGATTTGGTGCTGCTGGCAGGTAAAGaacaacaagattttttttggtaCTTTGCAGACATTCCCAGGTCTGATGAGATGTTCGTGGTGATTATTCTCATTTGATTTTTAACAGGCACGGTGTGTGACTTTAGGATGAGTTACGGCAGAGTGCTAAACAGACGCAGTAAAATAATTGCGGTCAATCGAGACAAGACTCAACTTCTGAAGAACTCTGACTTGTTCTGGAAGCCCACGGTTGCTATTCAGGGTGAGGCAATTAATTATAACTGCCATAAGCAGAAGTTGATTAATGCCCAAGTGATTAATCTCATGCTTGCTATACACACGTTTCCATTGTTTATTAGAAGCTCACAGACGTAGCATCTAGTTGATGATTTGACATcatgtcattaaaaataaaatcggCATGATTTCTTTAGGTGACGTCGGTTCGTTCTTGCTGCAGCTGTCCAAGGGCTTGGTGGGACACAAATGTCCTGAGGAATGGGTTCAGTGCCTGAAGGAACGCGACATCACAAAGGAGAAGGCGAACAGGTTAGGTTGTTCTATTGCAATCTACTGcaattgtttttctttgacTTGTCACGGCTGTCAGTCTGCTCTTGTAATAGCGgaatttttctcttttgttgtaGAAACAAGGCTAAGGAGAAGACTGAGAGGCATCTGAACCCTCTGAGTGTCCTGCACCATGTGGATGAGCTCATGATGGAAGACAGTATTATTGTTGCAGACGGAGGAGACTTTGTAGGCAGTGCTGCTTATATAATGAGACCCCGAGGACCCCTCTGCTGGCTGGACCCAGGTCAGAACCATGGGCATGAGTAATGGTGactgtcatatacagtacctgtcaaaagtctggacacaagtttggattttctacattctagaacaatattgGAGTTTTTTCaaagctataaaaaaaacacatatggcattaggtaactTAGGGgccaacggtccagagcaacagagagtgtggaaaggaggtgaagaggcgggtacggGCAGGTTGGAATGACTGAAAAAaattgtcaggtgtgttatgtaataaaaaagtatcagtcagaataaaaggaaaggtgtacaggacagtggtgagaccacaATGTTCTaaagcttagagacagtggcgctgaggtaaagacaggaggcagagctggaggtagcagagctgaagatgttgaggttctcttttggagtgacaaggatggataggatcaagaatgagttcatcagagggacaacccacgttagatgttttggagataaaatcAGAGAGGCCAggttgaggtggtttggacatgttcagaggagatctACTGTATGGATGCAGTCAGagaagacatgaagttagttggtgtaagagaagaggatgcagaggagagggttagatggaggcagatgatttgctgtggcgacacctgaaagggaacagcagaaagacaaagaagaatgcattagttaattaagtaccaacaacagtcagttgttatattaagacatgaaggtcggctgttctggaacagttcttacaagaacagtattgtgtcgagtgtgtttgtaaaacccatcaagctccatgatgaaactgtctctcatgaagaccttcccaggaaagcaagaccaaaactgagctctgctgcagaggagaagttcatttagagtcaccagcctcagaaatcaccaattaacaaccagcacctcagattagagccgttatgaagctttacagagcagaaggagcagataaacatctcaatatcaaccgTTCAAAGGAGATCATTGTTTAAAGATTAGTGTGTGTGCCTGAAACAAGTCTGATCTGTAGAGACCCCAACCCCAACCTACAGCTCTGAAAGGATTCGCTGCCAACATTCTAGTGCCAGATACTACGGCATGCCCTCAGAGGCTCTGGGAAGCCGTGGCCCAAGGAGCAAGATTGGCACCCTTGTCCCCCGTGGCAAAAGGAGAATgtaacctaggtggttttaaagttactggcttaaatgttatggctgatccgCCTGatgtatatgacaaataaagatGACTTCTATTATCTTTAGTCTCTACCACAGTATATGCAGTACATATTGGAATTACGGTCAACTCAGGAATTTAAAGTAAGTAGTGACGCAAGCTGCTATTATCCTGACAAGTCAAAACAAATCCAGGAAAGTGATAAAGCtttagatacagtatgtgcagatcAACTATTAAGTACATTCTTTAAAGTAAAGGGAGCAGTAGAGAACCAGGAACAACAAAAGACCCATAATACCACTGAAAACCCAGTTCTTTTTCTGGTGCAGAACAAGACCTTTAAAACAGATGAATAGATAAAGAAAACATCCAGGTGCATGTCAAAGTAAGCAGTGTAAAGCACTTTTCAACTGTAACCTTAAGATTTGTCTGCGGGGTATCTTTTAGCTGATCTCCTCAGGTATTAtcccagatgcccttcctgacataAACCTCCTATTTCATCTGGGCTTGGAACCGGCAttacatccagtggctgggaattaaacccaggccTTTCACATGGCAGACGAGAGccctaccactgagccaaaCCATCTTTAGATTAAAGCTTATAAAGTCTTAATTTTTATGACCCCGAGTGTAGGGACTGTATGGAGTAGCTTGCCATTGCAGAAACACAAactttgcctgtagtgtgtctCTAGGTGTTCTTTGTCTTCTCGTCTCATGGACTCTGTTTTGTACAGGGGCTTTTGGGACTCTTGGTGTAGGAGGAGGTTTTGCCCTGGGAGCAAAGCTCTGTCGTCCTGACTCAGAGGTAGGATATAATCAAGAGTTAATACCCTTCAGTGTCAGCATtgttaattatttgtaaatCAAAGAAGACATGATTGTGGGAAACCTGACTCTGTCTCATTTATAGGTATGGATTGTTTATGGTGACGGTTCCCTGGGGTACAGCGTGGCAGAATTCGATACTTTTACCCGACACAAGGTATAAAGTCATGTTCAAAGACCAAACAATCAGTGATGACAAACgaaaaataatatgtaaatCCTTTATGTATGAATCCTTGGGTATTAAAAATTAtactatttaaaattaaaccttGTTCAGagcaataaaacaatcctgTTTGAtaccaaattttacatttacattggtGACCCTATCGTTTGTCCTCTTTTGTCAGACTCCTGTAATTGCACTAGTGGGAAATGATGCTTGTTGGAGTCAGATCTCAAGGGAACAGGTGCCTCTTCTTGGCAGCAATGTAGCTTGTGGCCTTGCGTTTACAGGTAATCTTTCACATGcttgtcaagtcaagtaggctttgtcacttcaaccatatacagttcagtacacagtgaaacacaacaacgttcctccagaaCCAATCTAACTAAGAAGCCTAATTAGCTGGCAGAGACAATATATAGAACTATCTACGTTTTTATATGGAAGAGACaatataaagtgcacatgcTAATGTGCAAACGAGCGACAATGTGACAATGCGACATGACGTTAGAGTACTCTGTGGTGATGAGGTGatgtagtgggaggagaaacagtaaacgttCAGTAAGCAGCAGCAAAGATAAATAGTTATAGTGCAATAGTGCAAATTAacaagtaatgaatattgtgcaaaagagcatttacaggttaaTATGTACAATAGTTTGATAGtgtagatcagtgtgtttgcgcgGGTGTTGATtaatcagtccagtctcaatgttttgtaCTACAGTACGTTTTGTAATGTTCAATACTAACTACTCGGTACAGAGGCATTAAAAAGTCACAATGTCTTAGTGCACTTAGCTTGTGCTCTGCAGACCCCTAGTGAGCCGTAAGTGTAAGAAATATGTTTGGTAGAAGAAAAAATCCACACCATAAAGAACATTATATTACAAAAGCACATCATTTGGTTAAACACAGACCTGGGCTTTTATTAACATGAGCACATAATGAAATTCAGCTAAATGTATAACAAATGTAAGCTGTAATTGAATGGACCCTGATAGTGTAGGGGACGACATCACACTCAGGGACAGCAGGGACAAGGTGCCACAGATGTGAACAGTGTTTTTCTGCTTAGGTGTCCCTTCAGATTCAGTTTGTTGCTTGTCTCCTCAGTTTATAATTGTgtgtataaatgcaaaaatatataagtacattattattataatgttgttataattataaaatttgaTAAGTATTAAAATGAAACATATATGCAATTGTAAATTAAATTGTTTCAAATAAAGTGGTAGAATGTTTAACTCTATCCAGATAATATGGTTCATTTGTAGGGTTTCGGTTTCGAGTTAGGCCTGAGGTGAAATGTAGCGCACAAAAATGATCACGGCATCTTGCCCACAGTCCACTTGGTGAAGATGCCacttggatatactgtatacaaccaCAGGCATAATGACCGTTCACCAAATTCCACTAGTTCcatattgtacagtattaatAACGGAACCTGAAATTATATtctgtttcctttttaaaaaagttttttattattcctcaccagattatcacatcgtTGCCGACGGATATGGCGGCAAAGGTTACCTGATTGGCCGGGAAGAAGAGTCACGCCTTGACAACATTATTAAAGGAGCACAGAGGGAGTGTCAAGAGGGCAAGGCCGTGTTACTTAACGTACTCATAGGGAAAACCAACTTCAGGGACGGTTCTATTTCTGTGTAGAGACCCTGCGTGTGGTCCTGACTGCTGACTGAAACCCTGAAAGCATTTCACTTGCTGGTGTTTGTGCATGATGAAATAGTGTGCATTAAACAGAAAGGAGAAATGAATAGATGGGTAAAGAACAGAAGGAGACAAGAGATCTGCTTGTGGCTCTTGGTGATGATCATTTCAAAGTTATTGCTGTTTTCAGCTAAGGaaggttttatttttctcttttatgctttattcaggattttttttttaaggtttcttgaggatttattattcatatatgaaaagggaaaaattaattttaagtaaCAATGTTTAATTTAGACTAAATTATGATTCATCATTACAGGATTAATATTATTTCGAGATTGTGGAGCTCGGTCtttagattaatttgttttattaatttgtttgtttgtagtaaTTGAACTGTTGAGTCCCGAGAAAGCTAAACTAtgcaatgttaatgtttttgatGGGGACTGAACTAATCacgttaaaataattaaacgtGTTGAATATTGCAGGAAATCATTGCTGTGTTCAGTGATGgacctaaatatttaaatgcaatcaCGACATCTTACAGTCTCACATTTGATCCGATTACCATGCTAGCATAATGAAAAGCCTCCACACAAACATTTACTGTTCCAGCAATCAGTAATGAAAAGCATGGTTAATTCTGTGTAAGGGGAAAATAAAGGTTGGACTCATGAAACATTTTTGTGTTCACATGTGATATTTTTGTTACAATATACATTTAAGTAGTATGTTGTTTAGCTGAACAAGGCCTTTAACCTCAATGTTTAAATACATTCAAACATTATTGTCTTGTACTGTGCCTGGAAATGGTACTATGGTAATAAGGGTGATATTACTGAATACTGAACAGTattgataaaatattataatttttatcacaTATACACCTCaagaaaaagttgatttatttccgtaattcaattcaaaaagtgaaactcatatcaTATATAGATTCAGTACATATAGACTGAtatatttaagtgttttatttcttttcattttgataattatggcttacagctaatgaagaCCCAAAATGTAATATcttaaaaaattagaatattgtgaaaaagtttaatattggagactcatggtgtcacactctgatcagctaattaactcaaaacacctgcaagGGTtccctgagcctttaaatgggctctcagtctggttcagtggGCCACAAAGGTCATTGCTAAAGAATCTGGCTGTTTACAGAGTGCTATATCcaagcacattaatggaaagttgaatagaaggaaaaaatgtggtagaaaaaggtACACAATCAACAGGGATAACCGCAGCCTTAAATGGATTGTGAAACTAACTGGGAGTGGACAGCAGCTGGGGAGacagtgcttcaagagccaccacacacagacgtaTACAGGACATGGGCTACCACTATCGCATTCCTTGTGTCAAGCTactcttgaaccagagacaacatcagaggtttcttacctgggctaaggacaaaaaggattagactgttgctcagtgggccaaagtccttttttcagatgaagttaaattttccattttattcggaaatcaaggtccctGTTTCTGGAGGAAGACAGGAGAGGCACATAATCCAAGTTActtgaagtccagtgtaaaatttgcagtcagtggtggttttgGGATTCCTGTCATCTGCTAGTGTTGGTCCACTATGTTTTACCATGTCCAAGGTCAGCGCAGCTGTCTACCAGGACGTCTTAGAGCTTCCCtttgctgaccagctttatggagattctgattttattttccagcaggacttggcacctgcatTCTTAAGTAATAatcaaattttctgagataatgaattttgggttttcgtTAGCTGTAAGCCAGTCATCAAActtaaaggaaataaacacttgaaatatatcagtctgtgtaaTAAAGCTGTaggagttttacttttttaaatgaaatcaacTTTTTGATATTCTAATGTTATTCTTTTTGCTAATCTTTGCTGATActtatgaaaatgaatgaatgatgtgtCTACAGTAAAAAAATAGTGTTGGAATGTATATGTTATAGTGATAAAGTGCACTATAACATATAACTATAACTGAGGATCACCTGCTctgcacattttaatgtttcctcTGCTCCCAGCTCACTGGATTTAATTAATAAGCCaattaaagctttatttttaatgaagtgTTAGTGACAAAGCagggaaaatatgaaaatgtgcAGGACGTtggccgaggtaccactgtacattTAAATCTTCTTTATTGTTATTTCTTCGTTCATGCAGCTCCAGAGACATGTTTGTCCCTTTTTGTTTGACAGTTTGACAGATACGGAGGCCCTTTGGAGACTTTGGGTGACTGGAGTGGGACAGGGTTGGATGGGGTGCCATGCCCATGAAttactattcaattcaattcaattttatttgtatagcgcttttaacaattgt harbors:
- the ilvbl gene encoding 2-hydroxyacyl-CoA lyase 2, yielding MDVACAVCVCVAPVLLALVTAAVYRLGLIHQLLHETDRKSPRQGGESVAEVLQAHGIKFVFTLVGGHISPILVACEKVGIRVVDTRHEATAVFAADAVARLSGTVGVAAVTAGPGLTNTVTAVKNAQMAESPLLLIGGAAATLLQGRGALQDIDQMSLFKPLCKFCASVRSVREIVPTVRKALAIAQSGTPGPVFIEFPIDTLYPYHVVEKEFAPKNAPKGIVGKIISWYLHNHLTNLFAGAWEVRDLSPLPVHVPEASNDEVQRCIELISRAKKPVIVLGSQATLPPTPVADVRKALESLGIPCFLGGMSRGMLGKDSPLHIRQNRRDALKEADLVLLAGTVCDFRMSYGRVLNRRSKIIAVNRDKTQLLKNSDLFWKPTVAIQGDVGSFLLQLSKGLVGHKCPEEWVQCLKERDITKEKANRNKAKEKTERHLNPLSVLHHVDELMMEDSIIVADGGDFVGSAAYIMRPRGPLCWLDPGAFGTLGVGGGFALGAKLCRPDSEVWIVYGDGSLGYSVAEFDTFTRHKTPVIALVGNDACWSQISREQVPLLGSNVACGLAFTDYHIVADGYGGKGYLIGREEESRLDNIIKGAQRECQEGKAVLLNVLIGKTNFRDGSISV